A genomic segment from Aspergillus puulaauensis MK2 DNA, chromosome 1, nearly complete sequence encodes:
- the MUS18 gene encoding UV-endonuclease UVE-1 (COG:Q;~EggNog:ENOG410PIYW;~InterPro:IPR036237,IPR004601;~PFAM:PF03851;~go_function: GO:0004519 - endonuclease activity [Evidence IEA];~go_process: GO:0006289 - nucleotide-excision repair [Evidence IEA];~go_process: GO:0009411 - response to UV [Evidence IEA]) has translation MFRRHLPLERFVQHAVRWPSAVESGPTHLIRHPSLLRRPWMTRPVMVAIPIAAARKPDSQPQSRAYSVVAHPLHSTTERSVSKLATTSLVPTPPSSRFSARSLSLSHTMAGGPAADTPVTPVKSEDEQVDHSPAVADEGHARSNLDNMPIDPESDEDVPIEPEELQEALSRAPAVNSSYLPLPWNGRLGYACLNTYLRYSNPPVFCSRTCRIASILENRHPLTDPSQPLHPTKNRPDRSRPPSVRRGQAYVEAIGLANARDLPKLIRWNERYGIKFMRLSSEMFPFASHKEYGYQLAGFASHALAEVGRLVAEFGHRVSVHPGQFTQLGSPRPEVLENSVRDLEYHSELLQLLQLPPQQDRDAVMILHMGGVFGDKGATLDRFRKNYQKLSQDIKNRLVLENDDVSWSVHDLLPICEELNIPLVLDYHHHNIIFDSSLVREGTLDIMGLYGRIKATWTRKNITQKMHYSEPVSAAITNRQRRKHSDRVRTLPPCDPTMDLMIEAKDKEQAVFELMRTFKLPGHELVNEILPYVRTDENKPFKPPRKTKKKNGDFVDLESQVRPPKTVPEEEVGMGGPERRVYWPPGMEEWLRPKKTVRTKALKTLKSPKKAPLPPEADGVDYATPATPTTPAAKKRTSRKRKASPAPSTPSVSDIEAPDDSAPPAKNEKVRRSRRTKAVNYAESESA, from the exons ATGTTTAGGCGACATCTCCCTCTGGAGAGGTTCGTCCAGCATGCCGTCCGTTGGCCCAGCGCCGTGGAATCCGGTCCAACCCACTTGATTCGCCACCCCTCTCTATTGCGTAGGCCATGGATGACTCGCCCTGTCATGGTGGCGATCCCGATCGCCGCTGCTCGAAAGCCGGATTCTCAACCCCAGTCTCGTGCTTATAGCGTGGTAGCACACCCATTGCATTCCACAACAGAGCGATCCGTTTCGAAGCTTGCGACCACTTCATTGGTGCCTACACCCCCTTCGAGCCGATTCAGCGCACGATCACTGAGCTTGTCCCACACTATGGCAGGGGGCCCCGCGGCGGACACGCCAGTGACCCCAGTGAAATCGGAGGACGAACAGGTCGACCATTCTCCAGCGGTTGCAGATGAGGGACATGCGCGTTCAAATCTTGACAACATGCCAATTGATCCAGAGTCGGACGAGGATGTGCCGATTGAACCTGAGGAGCTTCAGGAAGCTCTTTCACGCGCCCCGGCTGTCAATAGCAGCTATCTCCCCCTTCCCTGGAATGGCAGACTGGGGTAT GCCTGTCTGAATACCTACTTGCGATACTCGAATCCTCCCGTTTTCTGCTCCCGCACCTGTCGCATAGCGTCGATCCTCGAGAATCGCCATCCGCTCACAGACCCCTCGCAACCGCTTCATCCCACTAAAAACCGGCCGGACCGGTCGCGGCCACCAAGCGTACGGCGAGGCCAAGCGTATGTCGAGGCGATAGGGCTAGCAAATGCTCGTGATCTGCCGAAACTGATACGATGGAACGAGCGTTATGGCATCAAATTCATGCGCCTTAGTAGTGAAATGTTTCCCTTTGCAAGTCATAAGGAGTATGGATACCAACTGGCTGGGTTTGCGTCACATGCGCTGGCCGAAGTTGGGCGTCTTGTCGCAGAGTTTGGCCATCGAGTAAGCGTACACCCAGGCCAATTCACGCAGCTAGGCTCGCCTCGACCCGAGGTATTGGAAAACTCGGTCCGGGACCTCGAGTACCATTCGGAGTTGCTACAGCTGCTGCAATTGCCTCCTCAGCAAGACCGTGACGCGGTGATGATTCTTCACATGGGTGGCGTCTTTGGAGACAAAGGGGCAACCCTAGATCGGTTTCGAAAGAACTACCAAAAGCTTTCGCAGGACATCAAAAACCGCTTGGTTTTGGAGAACGACGATGTAAGCTGGTCGGTACATGACCTGCTACCTATATGCGAAGAACTGAATATCCCGCTTGTTCTGgactaccaccaccacaacataATCTTCGACTCCTCTCTGGTCCGTGAAGGCACACTCGATATTATGGGTCTCTATGGTAGAATTAAGGCTACGTGGACAAGGAAAAACATCACACAGAAGATGCACTATTCCGAGCCCGTATCTGCTGCCATCACGAATCGTCAGCGTCGGAAGCATAGTGACCGCGTTCGGACGCTTCCACCTTGTGATCCCACTATGGACTTGATGATAGAAGCAAAGGACAAGGAGCAAGCTGTATTTGAACTGATGAGGACATTCAAGCTTCCTGGACATGAGCTTGTTAATGAAATCTTGCCCTATGTCCGGACCGACGAGAACAAACCATTTAAGCCTCCCCgaaagacaaagaagaagaacggtgATTTTGTCGACCTTGAATCCCAGGTGCGGCCCCCGAAGACCGTCCCTGAGGAAGAAGTCGGCATGGGTGGTCCAGAGCGAAGAGTGTACTGGCCCCCTGGCATGGAAGAATGGCTTAGGCCGAAGAAGACTGTGAGGACCAAGGCCCTGAAAACTCTCAAATCTCCGAAGAAGGCTCCTCTGCCACCGGAGGCAGACGGTGTAGATTACGCCACTCCCGCCACACCCACCACCCCAGCAGCGAAGAAACGGACCAGCAGAAAGCGCAAAGCCTCTCCTGCCCCGTCGACTCCATCGGTTTCTGATATTGAAGCACCTGATGATTCTGCGCCGCCTGCTAAAAACGAGAAAGTTCGTCGGAGTCGACGAACTAAAGCCGTGAACTACGCAGAGAGCGAGTCGGCATGA
- a CDS encoding putative extracellular protein (CAZy:AA11;~COG:S;~EggNog:ENOG410QDDW;~SECRETED:SignalP(1-17)) → MKSFLLTCTLLASSALGHIQLSKPYPIRSPLNKDADGQKDYSYTNPLSTSGSDFPCKGYADDAFKSVADYKPGQEYEIELQGSATHDGGSCQISLSYDKGKTFRVIHSIIGGCPLSKSYKFKVPSDAQSGEALLAWTWFNKVGNREMYMNCAQVTVGSDSSRMEGFSAVSKANAFDSLPEIFVANVNGPGKCKTIEGKDVNFPQPGPSVEGEGEGKGYECEDSAPFLGGSRVTKESSSSASATPSRAHGALSSESAAASSSAAAKASKVAHGAFGQETSAGRFDYPTPQHRHCRPHDDYVCSADHFSFFRCVHGDLVFMGPVAAGTWCVNGRIERAPWF, encoded by the coding sequence ATGAAGAGCTTCCTTCTGACCTGCACTCTCTTGGCATCATCCGCCCTCGGACACATTCAACTGTCCAAGCCGTACCCTATTCGCAGCCCTCTCAACAAGGACGCCGACGGCCAAAAGGACTACTCCTACACCAACCCTCTGTCCACCTCCGGGTCTGACTTCCCCTGCAAGGGATACGCCGACGACGCTTTCAAATCCGTGGCCGACTACAAGCCCGGTCAAGAGTACGAGATTGAGCTCCAGGGCAGCGCTACACACGATGGTGGCTCGTGCCAGATCTCCCTCTCCTACGACAAGGGCAAGACCTTCCGCGTCATCCACTCCATTATCGGTGGATGCCCATTGAGCAAGAGCTACAAGTTCAAGGTCCCGTCAGATGCTCAATCCGGCGAAGCTCTCCTGGCATGGACATGGTTCAACAAGGTCGGCAACCGCGAGATGTACATGAACTGCGCCCAAGTCACCGTCGGCAGCGACAGCTCTCGAATGGAAGGCTTCTCCGCCGTCTCCAAGGCCAACGCCTTTGACAGCCTCCCAGAGATCTTCGTCGCCAACGTCAACGGGCCCGGCAAATGCAAGACCATCGAAGGCAAAGACGTGAACTTCCCCCAGCCAGGCCCCTCCGTCGAAGGAGAGGGTGAGGGCAAGGGCTACGAGTGCGAGGACTCCGCTCCCTTCCTCGGCGGTTCCAGGGTCACCAAAgagtcctccagctccgcctcgGCCACCCCTAGCCGCGCCCACGGCGCCCTCTCTTCTGAATCCGCCGCTGCATcttcctctgctgctgccaaggCCTCAAAGGTCGCACATGGAGCATTCGGTCAAGAAACTTCCGCTGGTCGTTTTGACTATCCCACTCCTCAGCACCGCCACTGCCGCCCCCACGACGACTACGTCTGCTCCGCCGATcacttcagcttcttccgcTGTGTCCACGGTGACCTCGTCTTCATGGGCCCTGTCGCTGCGGGAACCTGGTGTGTCAATGGCCGTATCGAGCGTGCTCCTTGGTTCTAA
- a CDS encoding uncharacterized protein (COG:T;~EggNog:ENOG410PRPN;~InterPro:IPR011009): MTRLASIHPSPRHVVRLLDDFDLAGPNGTHKCLVFELLGPSIPETVDVHFPDGRLPGKLAKTIAKQALIGLDTLHQHNIGHGDIHTRNLAFTVPCVNNVSEEDFIKILGKPGIGHVRRSDGKDLEPGVPNYIVRPASYRSHF, translated from the exons ATGACCAGATTGGCTTCTATTCACCCCAGCCCTCGACATGTCGTGCGCTTGCTTGATGACTTCGATTTAGCGGGTCCGAATGGAACACACAAATGCCTCGTATTCGAGCTTCTAGGGCCTAGTATCCCTGAGACAGTCGACGTACACTTTCCCGATGGCAGGCTTCCTGGCAAGCTTGCCAAAACCATTGCAAAACAGGCTCTTATTGGACTTGACACTCTGCACCAGCATAATATTGGACATGGAG ACATCCATACTCGCAATTTAGCGTTTACTGTTCCCTGTGTGAACAATGTATCTGAGGAGGACTTCATCAAGATTTTGGGGAAGCCAGGAATTGGGCATGTGCGAAGGAGCGATGGAAAAGATCTAGAGCCTGGCGTACCAAACTACATTGTCCGGCCTGCCTCATACCGTTCTCATTTTTAG
- a CDS encoding uncharacterized protein (COG:U;~EggNog:ENOG410QE2V;~InterPro:IPR020846,IPR011701,IPR036259;~PFAM:PF07690;~TransMembrane:14 (i142-164o184-206i213-233o239-264i276-298o304-324i344-362o374-392i413-432o444-465i477-496o502-528i540-562o582-601i);~go_function: GO:0022857 - transmembrane transporter activity [Evidence IEA];~go_process: GO:0055085 - transmembrane transport [Evidence IEA]) translates to MADKQPQVDIAGATADARPCSPMRIGIGVSNPAATDRSASREDEVDISDSPAPTPGFSSIASTPGFATPVTGAQTPDPLLGNTKTPISRIATYAGSIELSSDVAHRKPSATPAPAHDATADEAASPVQKPTKQGIPPELSSLTAELFLVAVCSVSLMLFSFLLGDMLAPQEQIREALGITNSELPWIVGAFNTANGLSVVVSGSLADLAPPKGLMVGAYAWLAAWNTVGAFSLTHSRYVLFFIVRAMQGLAIGVLVSGSMSILGRIYNPGMRKNRVFSAIAATSPLGYSLGALQGGALQAHLPWIFGTNAILCALCGLIAFFSIPSLRPAADQAGAEPPSLRDFDYIGAGCAAGGCVCLLFGLTQGPVASWSPYTYVLIIIGFLLLFAFFFWERKAARPLIPNRLWRTPGFTALMVAYFLGFGSFFGAWQFYVLQFWLRIQGVAPITAAIYFIPNALVGIFAAWLVSRTVHIFPGHYIYTAAMFAFTLGPVFFLPQTPNTTYWALSFPGVVLVTFGPDLAFAAASIFITSNVSRSYQGSAASLLVTNQNLSSAIMTSVADAIGTKIDRDPSGSIGLTGLRDIWWFAFAVQLLAAFVVVVWVRIPKEVEKEHVS, encoded by the coding sequence ATGGCCGACAAGCAGCCTCAGGTTGACATTGCCGGCGCCACAGCCGACGCACGGCCCTGCAGCCCAATgcgcatcggcatcggcgtcTCAAATCCTGCAGCGACCGACCGATCGGCATCCCGTGAAGATGAAGTCGACATTAGTGACTCTCCTGCGCCAACACCCGGATTTTCGTCTATCGCAAGTACTCCGGGCTTCGCAACTCCCGTCACGGGCGCCCAAACTCCCGACCCGCTGCTGGGCAATACGAAAACACCCATCTCGCGCATCGCAACCTACGCCGGCAGCATCGAGCTGAGCTCGGATGTCGCACACCGCAAACCGTCTGCCAcgcctgctcctgctcacgATGCCACGGCCGACGAGGCGGCATCGCCTGTCCAGAAACCGACCAAGCAGGGGATCCCGCCGGAGCTGTCCAGTTTGACGGCGGAGCTGTTCCTGGTTGCGGTGTGTTCTGTGAGCTTGATGCTTTTTTCGTTCTTGCTGGGCGATATGCTGGCCCCGCAGGAGCAGATCAGGGAGGCCCTGGGCATCACGAACTCGGAGCTGCCGTGGATTGTGGGCGCCTTTAACACGGCGAATGGTCTTTCTGTTGTGGTTTCTGGCTCGCTGGCTGACCTCGCGCCGCCAAAGGGTCTGATGGTTGGTGCGTATGCCTGGCTGGCGGCTTGGAACACTGTCGGTGCGTTCTCGCTCACGCACTCGAGGTAtgtcctcttcttcatcgtgAGGGCCATGCAGGGTCTCGCGATTGGGGTGTTGGTCTCCGGCAGTATGAGTATCCTGGGCCGCATTTACAACCCTGGCATGCGAAAGAACAGAGTCTTTTCGGCTATTGCCGCGACTTCACCACTGGGATACTCGCTCGGAGCCTTACAAGGTGGCGCACTGCAGGCGCATCTTCCTTGGATTTTTGGTACAAATGCCATTCTTTGCGCCCTCTGCGGcctcatcgccttcttcagcatcccATCGCTCCGCCCCGCCGCAGACCAAGCCGGCGCTGAACCCCCATCGCTGCGCGACTTCGACTACATCGGCGCCGGCTGCGCTGCTGGCGGCTGTGTCTGCCTCCTCTTTGGCCTCACCCAGGGCCCCGTCGCCTCCTGGTCCCCATACACCtacgtcctcatcatcatcggcttcctcctcctcttcgccttcttcttctgggaACGTAAAGCCGCCCGCCCACTCATCCCTAACCGCCTCTGGCGCACCCCAGGCTTCACGGCTCTAATGGTCGCCTACTTCCTAGGCTTCGGCTCCTTCTTCGGCGCGTGGCAGTTCTACGTCCTCCAGTTCTGGCTGCGTATCCAGGGAGTTGCGCCCATTACCGCTGCTATCTATTTCATCCCCAACGCCCTCGTCGGGATCTTCGCCGCCTGGCTCGTCTCCCGTACGGTCCATATCTTCCCGGGCCACTATATCTACACGGCTGCCATGTTCGCCTTCACACTAGGCcccgtcttcttccttccccaAACTCCCAACACAACATACTGGGCTCTCTCCTTCCCCGGCGTTGTGCTGGTAACATTCGGCCCGGACCTTGCCTTCGCGGCCGCATCGATCTTCATCACGAGTAACGTGTCCCGGAGCTACCAGGGCAGTGCGGCCAGTTTACTCGTGACGAACCAGAACCTGTCGAGTGCGATCATGACCAGTGTGGCTGATGCGATTGGCACGAAGATCGACCGCGATCCGTCTGGGAGTATTGGGCTCACGGGGCTCAGGGATATCTGGTGGTTTGCGTTTGCGGTGCAGCTGCTCGCGGCAtttgtggttgtggtttgGGTGAGGATTCccaaggaggttgagaaggagcaTGTTTCTTGA
- a CDS encoding uncharacterized protein (COG:S;~EggNog:ENOG410PQ1U;~TransMembrane:3 (o13-35i56-85o139-161i)): MGVGGVVLRFFNLAIRILQFLDSAVILGIFSYFLAKQAQHELGIPRWMKAVEGLSGAATLYALLGCLFTCCLGGVAFFAGLAMALDVCFIGAMVAIAVMTRDGTQKCHGTMNTPLGTGEENADSPSGVQYGFACRLNKVVFAVSIIGIFFFLISILFQFLLGRHHKREKRFGPSPTNNYTYGTQKRRGFWRRNKTAPEANGDDTLPGHPTPQDVETGPATEEKQGWFNRFGRKNEDPAAAPNGYAAPAPAATGYGNSAYGNSAYTGNY, encoded by the exons ATGGGAGTCGGAGGTGTCGTTCTTCGCTTCTTTAACCTGGCCATCCGGATCCTGCAGTTCCTGGATTCTGCAGTGATCCTCGGCATCTTCTCCTACTTCCTGGCCAAGCAGGCTCAGCATGAGCTGGGTATTCCTCGCTGGATGAAGGCCGTGGAGGGTCTCTCAGGAGCGGCCACGCTGTATGCCCTCCTGGGATGTCTCTTCACCTGCTGCCTCGGAGGTGTTGCTTTCTTCGCCGGCCTGGCCATGGCCCTCGATGTTTGCTTCATAGGTGCCATGGTTGCCATCGCCGTGATGACCCGCGATGGAACCCAGAAATGCCACGGTACTATGAACACCCCGCTAGGAACGGGGGAGGAAAACGCCGATTCCCCATCCGGCGTGCAGTACGGATTCGCCTGTCGCCTGAACAAGGTTGTCTTTGCCGTCTCCATTATTGGAAT attcttctttctcatctccatcctcttccagttccttcTTGGCCGTCACCACAAGCGCGAGAAGCGTTTCGGCCCTTCTCCCACCAACAACTACACGTATGGAACTCAGAAGCGCCGCGGCTTCTGGCGCCGCAACAAGACTGCGCCCGAGGCTAACGGTGACGACACTCTCCCTGGacatccaaccccccaagATGTCGAGACGGGACCCGCTACGGAGGAGAAGCAAGGGTGGTTTAACCGCTTTGGCCGGAAGAATGAGGATCCTGCCGCCGCGCCAAATGGTTACGCGGCTCCGGCCCCTGCCGCCACGGGGTACGGCAACTCGGCCTATGGTAACTCTGCCTACACGGGCAACTACTAG
- a CDS encoding uncharacterized protein (COG:Q;~EggNog:ENOG410PFVV;~InterPro:IPR013154,IPR013149,IPR002328,IPR036291, IPR011032,IPR020843;~PFAM:PF00107,PF08240;~go_function: GO:0008270 - zinc ion binding [Evidence IEA];~go_function: GO:0016491 - oxidoreductase activity [Evidence IEA];~go_process: GO:0055114 - oxidation-reduction process [Evidence IEA]): protein MPLMKAVRFHGPKDIRVEQIEEPVCGKGQVKLRNTYCGLCGSDLHEYAAGPVLIPQKPHNITQTTVPVVMGHEFGGIVEELGEGVTHLLLGQKAVVRPTIFDRKCPPCKLGYEYCCENIGFVGLSGYGGGFAEHIVAPAEHFYSIPDSVSAESMSLIEPLAVAWHAVNLSPFKDGMHGDNVLIVGGGPLGLCILQVLKMRGAKMTMVAELTDTRKQYAKAFGATHILDPREDDIPERVRELTNGIGADVIFDTAGVEKALDGAIGAVRVHGTIVNVAVWEKRPHIRVNELMYHEVKYLGAALYDEKSFRSVIEAISKGELQPEAMITDKIKLDDVVEKGFKTLLTDRDTHCKIIVDPQA, encoded by the exons ATGCCACTCATGAAAGCAGTCCGTTTCCACGGCCCCAAGGACATAAGGGTCGAACAGATCGAGGAGCCTGTATGCGGAAAGGGCCAGGTGAAG CTGCGAAACACCTACTGTGGATTATGCGGCAGCGACCTCCATGAATATGCAGCAGGCCCAGTCCTAATTCCCCAAAAACCGCACAACATCACCCAGACCACAGTGCCGGTCGTTATGGGTCACGAGTTTGGTGGTATTGTCGAGGAGCTCGGAGAAGGTGTAACGCACCTCTTGCTGGGACAAAAGGCCGTGGTGCGGCCAACAATCTTCGACCGGAAATGCCCTCCCTGCAAACTCGGCTACGAGTATTGCTGTGAGAACATTGGCTTCGTTGGCCTGTCTG GATACGGCGGCGGATTCGCAGAGCACATCGTTGCACCCGCAGAGCACTTTTACTCTATACCGGACAGTGTCTCGGCAGAGTCCATGTCGCTCATAGAACCGCTAGCCGTGGCCTGGCACGCCGTCAACCTATCACCATTCAAAGACGGCATGCACGGCGACAACGTCTTgatcgtcggcggcggcccGCTGGGCCTCTGCATCCTGCAAGTCCTGAAAATGCGAGGCGCCAAGATGACCATGGTTGCCGAACTAACAGACACCCGGAAGCAATACGCGAAGGCCTTCGGCGCAACGCACATCCTAGACCCTAGAGAGGACGACATTCCCGAAAGGGTGCGCGAGCTGACGAATGGGATTGGCGCCGACGTTATCTTTGACACGGCTGGAGTGGAAAAGGCACTTGACGGCGCGATCGGTGCTGTGCGCGTCCATGGCACGATTGTCAACGTCGCAGTGTGGGAGAAGCGGCCGCATATTCGGGTCAACGAGTTGATGTATCATGAGGTGAAGTACCTCGGGGCGGCCTTGTACGACGAGAAGTCGTTCCGTAGTGTTATTGAAGCCATCTCCAAGGGCGAACTGCAGCCAGAAGCCATGATTACGGATAAGATTAAACTGGATGATGTGGTGGAGAAGGGATTCAAAACACTGCTGACAGACCGCGACACGCACTGTAAGATCATTGTCGATCCGCAAGCGTAA
- a CDS encoding CENP-S family protein (COG:S;~EggNog:ENOG410PR25;~InterPro:IPR009072,IPR029003;~PFAM:PF15630;~go_component: GO:0071821 - FANCM-MHF complex [Evidence IEA];~go_function: GO:0046982 - protein heterodimerization activity [Evidence IEA]), producing the protein MDTTEDIGLEERLKSALWLSIGKIVDEETIKLGVNATPQFIGALTELVWVQIETASQDLESFAKHAGRSTINVSDVMMLARRNEGLESILRAFVDRQREQEQQEED; encoded by the exons ATGGACACCACCGAGGATATTGGCCTTGAAGAG CGCCTGAAATCCGCCCTCTGGTTATCTATTGGGAAGATCGTGGACGAGGAAACCATCAAACTCGGCGTCAACGCCACTCCCCAATTCATCGGCGCCTTGACCGAGCTCGTCTGGGTCCAAATAG AAACCGCGAGTCAGGATCTAGAAAGCTTCGCGAA GCACGCAGGCCGCTCAACAATTAACGTATCAGACGTCATGATGCTCGCACGCCGTAACGAAGGGCTTGAGTCTATATTAAGAGCATTTGTCGATCGACAGCgcgagcaggagcagcaggaagaagattga
- a CDS encoding uncharacterized protein (COG:S;~EggNog:ENOG410PTF0;~InterPro:IPR011431;~PFAM:PF07543;~TransMembrane:1 (o52-70i)), protein MSSPPDIAGIATEALSNYFSNLYAFLELIVTRFCTNFYKSFTEITAYRWTKVILSVVGYILIRPYIEAFFKKMHDRDRKKEQEKAKAEKKEKKAKAKVSANVLRGGVSGEGDGKVLGEVENTDDEVDSDEVEEVEGENAEEFATASGVPEWGKNARKRAKKHAKKLEKEEADGNTSKLSEDQLMELLDWSESEDEKKA, encoded by the coding sequence ATGTCCTCCCCACCCGATATCGCAGGGATCGCAACCGAGGCCCTAAGCAACTACTTCAGCAATCTCTACGCCTTCCTCGAACTCATCGTGACACGCTTCTGTACAAACTTCTACAAGTCCTTCACCGAAATCACGGCCTACCGCTGGACCAAAGTCATCCTGTCAGTGGTCGGCTACATCCTGATCAGACCGTACATCGAGGCCTTCTTCAAGAAGATGCACGACCGCGACCGCAAgaaggagcaggagaaggcgaaggccgagaagaaggaaaagaaggccaaggcgaAGGTTTCGGCGAATGTGCTGAGGGGTGGAGTGAGTGGTGAGGGCGATGGAAAGGTACttggggaggttgagaacacggatgatgaagttgatagtgatgaggttgaagaggttgagggaGAGAATGCGGAAGAGTTTGCGACGGCCAGTGGGGTTCCGGAGTGGGGGAAGAatgcgaggaagagggctaAGAAGCATGCgaagaagctcgagaaggaggaggctgatGGGAATACCTCGAAGTTATCTGAGGACCAGCTTATGGAGCTTTTGGATTGGAGTGAGtcggaggacgagaagaaggCTTGA
- a CDS encoding uncharacterized protein (COG:E;~EggNog:ENOG410PIX6;~InterPro:IPR002293;~PFAM:PF13520;~SECRETED:SignalP(1-18);~TransMembrane:7 (n3-13c18/19o42-66i78-101o127-147i181-203o209-228i248-267o279-300i);~go_component: GO:0016020 - membrane [Evidence IEA];~go_function: GO:0022857 - transmembrane transporter activity [Evidence IEA];~go_process: GO:0055085 - transmembrane transport [Evidence IEA]), which yields MWSIGGFVIVSITALACASPDYNSAYFVFCNFVNTTGWPDGIAWLLGLLQGGLGVTAFDAVAHMIEEVPNASVEGPKVMVYCVGIGTFTGSIFLIVLLFVAGDMEKVASSAAGPLLQILIDTTRNKVGAICLLMLPLVCLIFALLSVMTTSSRMMFAFARHVDGGLPASRFFARVHPTLKLPLNALILTVIVVIIFGCLFLGSTSVSNAIISAAVVALDLSYAMPILVNCLQGRKALPERPWKLPNAVGWAADMISLSYIALTTVLFVFPPSSTVTGSNMNYCIAAFAIILIISVFQWIVDGRKNYTGPRLEMTLDGLENISTEPEQFNTHENEHEK from the exons ATGTGGTCGATTGGCGGCTTTGTCATTGTATCCATCACAGCCCTCGCCTGTGCTTCCCCCGACTATAACTCGGCCTA TTTTGTATTCTGCAATTTTGTCAACACAACTGGAT GGCCGGATGGTATTGCCTGGTTACTGGGA CTATTGCAAGGGGGTCTCGGGGTAACTGCCTTT GATGCAGTTGCCCATATGATTGAGG AGGTCCCAAATGCGTCGGTCGAAGGCCCCAAGGTTATGGTTTATTGTGTCGGCATTGGAACGTTTACTGGCTCTATCTTCCTAATCGTCCTCTTGTTCGTCGCAGGGGATATGGAAAAAGTGGCCAGTTCCGCTGCTGGGcctctccttcaaatccTTATTGATACGACGAGGAACAAAGTAGGTGCCATTTGCCTTCTAAT GCTTCCCCTCGTCTGCTTGATCTTTGCCCTTCTCAGCGTCATGACAACAAGCAGTCGAATGATGTTTGCATTTGCAAGGCATGT GGATGGTGGCCTTCCTGCATCTCGTTTCTTTGCCAGAGTTCACCCAACTCTAAAATTACCCTTGAACGCCCTCATATTGACGGTGATTGTGGTGATAATATTCGGATGTCTCTTTTTGGGCTCCACAAGTGTCTCCAATGCCATTATTTCCGCGGCCGTTGTTGCCCTTGACTTGTCCTATGCCATGCCGATTCTCGTGAACTGCCTACAAGGCCGAAAGGCTCTTCCAGAAAGACCGTGGAAACTGCCTAATGCCGTTGGCTGGGCTGCTGATATG ATCTCGCTATCATACATCGCCCTGACAaccgtcctcttcgtcttcccgCCGTCCTCGACCGTTACTGGGAGTAATATGA ACTACTGCATCGCTGCATTCGCTATTATTCTCATTATCTCCGTGTTCCAGTGGATTGTCGATGGGCGGAAGAATTACACTGGCCCACGTCTGGAGATGACGCTTGATGGTTTGGAGAATATATCGACTGAGCCCGAGCAGTTCAATACGCATGAGAATGAGCATGAGAAGTGA